The Rhododendron vialii isolate Sample 1 chromosome 5a, ASM3025357v1 genome contains a region encoding:
- the LOC131326485 gene encoding probable receptor-like serine/threonine-protein kinase At4g34500, protein MPASGKNHSLTPPPKPTPVVSGSKTPRPPDDDSLSHHLTSKTSLLGLKLYIVIAISLACLVVIFLSICICLRSKRKKSKRRRMNGSDRYRPKEIVAGINGSDRAEEFKIMNYEEEEEKISEVEQGRLGGGKIGSFGSNGSSLSGTTTTTSAAAAARAGEGMGWGRWYSLRELEMATGGFAEGNVIGEGGYGVVYRGVLGDGSVVAVKNLLNNKGQAEREFKVEVEAIGKVKHKNLVSLIGYCAEGERRCLVYEYVNNGNLEQWLHGDVGPVSPLTWDIRMRIAVGTAKGLAYLHEGLEPKVVHRDVKSSNILLDRKWNAMVSDFGLAKLLGPEKSYVSTRVMGTFGYVSPEYASTGMLNERSDVYSFGVLLMEIITGRIPVDYSRPPGEMNLVDWFKNMVASRRGEELVDPLIEVQPPPRALKRVLLVCLRCIDLDVKKRPKMGQVVHMLEENEFHFRAEPRSNRDTSPLNSPAASYDS, encoded by the exons aTGCCAGCCTCTGGCAAGAACCACTCCCTCACGCCGCCGCCGAAACCAACGCCGGTAGTCTCCGGCAGCAAGACCCCCCGGCCCCCCGACGACGACTCTCTCTCCCACCACCTCACCTCCAAGACCTCGCTGCTCGGCCTGAAGCTCTACATTGTCATCGCAATCTCCCTCGCTTGTCTGGTCGTGATCTTCCTCTCGATCTGCATCTGCCTCCGTTCGAAGCGGAAAAAGTCCAAGCGCCGCAggatgaacggttcggatcgcTACCGTCCCAAGGAGATTGTTGCCGGAATCAACGGCTCAGATCGCGCGGAGGAGTTCAAAATAATGAAttacgaggaggaggaggagaagattTCTGAAGTGGAACAGGGGAGATTGGGCGGGGGCAAAATTGGAAGTTTTGGAAGCAACGGGTCGAGTTTAAGtgggacgacgacgacgacgtcGGCGGCAGCGGCGGCGCGGGCTGGGGAAGGGATGGGGTGGGGCAGGTGGTACAGCTTGAGGGAGCTGGAGATGGCGACGGGTGGATTTGCCGAAGGGAATGTGATTGGGGAAGGGGGGTACGGCGTCGTTTACAGAGGGGTTTTGGGCGATGGGTCTGTGGTTGCTGTGAAGAATCTTCTGAATAATAA GGGTCAGGCAGAGAGGGAGTTTAAAGTGGAAGTAGAAGCAATTGGAAAAGTAAAGCATAAGAACTTGGTGAGTTTGATTGGGTATTGCGCAGAAGGAGAAAGAAG GTGCCTCGTGTACGAGTACGTAAACAATGGCAATTTGGAACAGTGGTTACACGGTGATGTTGGGCCTGTCAGTCCTCTAACTTGGGATATTCGAATGAGGATTGCAGTTGGGACGGCAAAAGG ACTAGCATATTTGCATGAAGGCTTGGAACCCAAAGTTGTTCACCGTGATGTGAAATCTAGTAACATTCTTCTTGATAGAAAATGGAATGCAATGGTGTCAGATTTTGGACTGGCCAAGCTCTTGGGACCTGAGAAAAGCTATGTGTCTACACGAGTGATGGGAACATTCGG ATATGTCTCTCCAGAGTATGCAAGTACAGGTATGCTCAATGAGAGGAGTGATGTGTATAGTTTTGGAGTTCTACTCATGGAAATAATTACAGGAAGGATTCCAGTTGATTATTCGAGGCCACCAGGAGAG ATGAACTTGGTTGATTGGTTTAAAAATATGGTGGCAAGTCGACGCGGCGAAGAGTTGGTGGACCCCCTGATTGAAGTACAGCCCCCTCCGAGAGCTTTGAAGAGGGTATTGTTAGTTTGCCTTCGCTGTATAGATTTGGATGTTAAAAAGCGACCAAAGATGGGGCAAGTCGTACATATGCTGGAGGAAAATGAGTTCCATTTTCGAGCT